The following nucleotide sequence is from Vulpes lagopus strain Blue_001 chromosome 1, ASM1834538v1, whole genome shotgun sequence.
TGGGATGAGGCCTCCCGTGTCagccttccctcttcctcaaggacTCTCTCCCATCTCTTGTTTTCTATGGAGACAGACTCCACCACACTGCTCCACAAGGGACCACATGCTTCCTATAGctccctactcctccaccatccaAATGCCAGCCTCCTAGAAAATGGGAGGTAGAAGGCTGAGAGGATGGATGAGGGGAGCAGGTGTCCCTTCATAAGCTCCTAAGGAGGGCATCTGACCCTGCTGCTGGAGGCATTCTTTGGAACATGGGCCATCAAGGCTTCCTTGCCCTCATTTCTGGACCCTAGTCACCAATTATGGAGCTCTTAGAAAAGTCTCTGTTCAACATCATAGTGAAGAAATCTCTTTGGCCCCCTGGAATGAGGAGGGTCTGGAAGCAATGAGAGAGATgggcatggggaggggagaggcctgACAGGGCAGGCTAAAGAAACTGTGAGAGACTCTTCCTTCTTTACTGTGTCCACTTCTTCTCCCCAACAAACATACATCTGGTCACATAGCAGAGCAGAATCCTGGGTCCAAGGTCAATGAGGGGAGACGAAGATCTGCTTCTATCGGCGAGGCCTCTGACTCAGGCTAACGTTTCTCCCTTTCTGGCCCCTTAGCCTCTACCACCAAGAGAAGCACTCCTCTTGCACATCTGGCCAGTATCCTCAAGAGTGGAATTGTTGTCACATCGGGCCCAACCCCTACCTCAGGCCCTGATGCCCCATTCACCACCAGCATGACAATGTTCACACCTGATCTCCTCACCTTGACCAGACTCGTGTCCCCCACTGCCTCAGAGTCCATCAGACTGACCTCCGTGACAGACTACAGCTTCACCAGCACTGGCCCTTCTACCATGGGGCCCAGgaggaccctggggtcccagacaGTGACTGTGTCTTCCAGCGATGCCAGAGCCTCCTCTGCTGGCCCGGCATCCATATCCACCAGGGCTGGGCACCTGCGCACCGGATCACCCACCACAGAAGTGTGCCACACCAGTGGGGCTCTCCTCAACAAGTTATCCCCTATCAGGTACCTGTGTTTTCTGGGCTTGGAGGACATTTGAACAGATACAGCAACAGTTCTTGGTGCCTGAACAGACCTCAAGGTGCAAGCAAATGTTATTGCAGACCTTTCCTTTTCAGGAAGTCGGTCTGGTGTGCTGCTGAATGAGAGCTGGGTGGGAGGCCAGAAGCCAGGATGGAGATGTGACATAAAGGATGCCAGGGGGAAGTGAGGGTTGGGAACGGGTCAGCGTAAGAGTCTGGATGGAGAGGAGAAGGTAGGGGCAGGATAAGGATGTGGCTTGGGGGTAGGAAGTGGGAAATGGGAGATTCTTTAATTTGGGCTCCCCTAGAAGCAGCTTCTAGGACCAAGAGTGTGGAAAGAGCATCGGGAAGTGAGACAGGGAAGCAGCTGGGAGAGAACCTAATCAAGCTGGCCACCGCTGTGAGCAGCGGAGCTCAAGTGCAGGGGAGGCTCTCGGGCCCAGCATCAGACGACCACCTGAAGGGCAAGGAAGCTGGGGTATTAATACACTGACTCCTACACCGACACTACTCCTATTGGTCATCAGTGGAGGGCTGCCTGCCATGGGTGGCAAAGAGGGACCTAATAAAAGGAGAAAGTCTTCAGgctgaaaatataaatggaagtgCCAAGGGCCGGCGCACATGAAGTGCTACAGGCAAGGGGATACAGGCCATGCACCTGCCGCATCTGCTTCAGGGGATGAAGGAGGGAAGGGCCACGGGGAGAGGCTCTCACTATGAGAAGAACAAGACTCTCAATCTTTTCCGTCACAAATGGGGTCCCTTAGAGTCCTTGTCCTCAGGGATGTTCAGGTTTGTGGGAACAATGGAGGACAGGCGCTAAAGTGGAGAGATGCTCACCTCCACCTGGGACTTCTTCCCCTGACCTCTGAACCCGTCACTTCCTCCTGCCATAGCTGGCTCCCCAAGGAAGGGAGCCAATCATTCCCACCAGGGCCATCAGATTTTCTCTCAGTCTGGCTCCTCTCACATGGCATGCAGAAAAACATGGGTCCAGGTGGGGGCAACTGGGTGctcacctcctccccactctgtccCGTCCCCTCAGGCACCAGGATTCACATCCCACTGTGTACCTGGGGATACTGATCTTCCTCCTAGTGTCTGTGATGTTGATCGTGGTCTATGGGTTCTGGAAGAAGAGACACATGGGAAGTGAGTACAGcccaccctcccagcctcctGAGGGCAGAGCACTGGGGCTTGACACACTTTCCAAAGGGTCTGGGTGCACTCCGACCCCAGGTGGTGTGTCCTTACCTGCGTCCAGCCAGAAGGACTACTTGGCAtccaggtgagggaggagggtgggcaggctGGAGCGGCGTGGCATGACCCCTCTGGGGCTGAACTAGCAGGAAGCAGAGGGCAGAACCGAAAGAGGGGATAGACTGGCCCAGGAgcatggggggcagggagaagagagcTGGAGCcctgtcccttttcatctctctccTTGTTCTCACAGGCTACAGGGTGTGCAATGATCCCACTAGACCCTGGAGGGACCCACTTGGAAGACCAGAGCCTCCGTGGAAGCCTGTGTGATCTGAGGCCACTTAACTGTGGAGTAGGGGAACTCTTCCTGGAGGGGCCTTTGGAGGCCAGAGGAGGATGGAGCTGGGAACCTGTCTGAACTAGAgccaggctgggggctgaggaCTTGCTCAAGGCCGGACTCAGGCCTCCCCAGAACGAGAGGCTGCTCTTCACCTGCTCAGTCCCCCTGGGCTGCCGAGAACCTGGGACGGAAGCCCCAGGGGAAGCCACCAAGGGGATTCTGCTCAGAGCCACAGAGTCCTGGGTCCCAGCTGGTGGCAGAGAAGCCCTGACTGTGCTGTACCCAGACAGGGAGCTCACGGCCCGTGGGCCTCAGGACCCCTTGCAATGGAGCAGAGGAAAGTGGACTGGTGGACAGCTGCCCTCTCCCCATCTGGAACCCTGTGTCCTCAGCAACCCTCTGCTCCCTCAAGCTTCCCCATGtgcttggggggaaaaaagccccaGAGGCAGCCAGTGTTTCAAAGGCCTTGCCCTGGAGAAGAAGGAATAGCAACTTGATGCTGGAGGTCCATGGGGTGTTGGCAGCTGAGGACCCCAGAGTGGTCCAAGTCCCCCACGCTCGGGGCTATGCGTCCCCTGATGGGCCTCTGGAGGtgccctgccctgacctcagctgtCGGTCCCTCAAGTCCTGGGAGCCAGCGGAGCCCAGCCTCCCactgctgccacctgctggctGACCCTTCAGGGAAAGCTTGCGACCAGGCTGCCCAGAGCCCTTGGCTGCAGGACCAGCCTGTCCCGACTGGCATGCAGAGGCTGCACTCAGAACTGTCTCCCCTGGATCCCAACTCCAGACCTGAGCTCCCCCACAGGAGACTGAGGGCCCTCCAGAGTCCACCGCAGGGGAGGCCACTGCTCAGAGAAAGAGTAGATCACCTACCTTCCCCTGGGGACTCATTGTCCCCTGGGAAGAGAGGAGTTACTTGTGACACAGCAAGGACAGCTTGGAGCAGAGTACAGTCTGGAGGGATGCCttggtgggggcagggccagggtgggagtggggtggtcCAATGGCAGAAGGAGCCTGGCCTCTGCTTCACTGGCTCCTGGCTCAGAATCGGCCTCTTCTATAGTGAGGACTGAAGAATACAGACTGGATTCGTCCTCTAGAGCAGGGGCTCCAGTAGCCTAGGGCAACTGGAATAAGCACCTAGGGATCGTGACATCTCCACTCTCCACCCAGGGGCAGGGACCTCTCACATGGGAAGAGCATTCTCATAGTCAAGAGAATGACGCAGCTGGAGCTTTGATGGGTAGCTGCCCCCAGAATGGATGTAgcgagagaggaagaggcaggaggtAATCCTGGGGGACAGCAGGGAGGAGGCACCTTTTTCCTCCGTCCAGGAGAGGGCACCAGAGGACACTCAGACTGAGGAACTGACAAGCCTtgtgccaacacacacacacacacacacacacacacacacacacacacacagagtgataGCCATCCTCCCTATCGGGAGGGTGTGGCCACGACCTTGGTGTGTAACCAGGAGGGGGCTGAATTTCCCCAGGGGAATAAAGCTCCCCAAGACACCCCCCCCAGATCCTACAACAGCACACTGACAGCCCTTCCTCATCTGAGAACAGGATGTCTTGTGGGAGAGCGGCAGAGGGCTCAGGACGGGGACCCAGCGAGGCCACCTGTCCCTGCGTGACCCTGAGCCAGTCACTAGCCCTCGGGTCTCATCTTCCTCTCTTGTAAAAGGCGAACACTAACTCCTACCTCTCAAGACTGCTTTCAGGATAAAATGACGTGACACAAACCTCCCACAACTGAGTAAATGCCTCGTGATTGCTGGTCCTCCGGCTCCAGCCCTAGGACGCATTGTCCACATTGAAGGCCTTTGgaacctatgtctctgctttgcTCTCAATTGGAAGGGGCTAGGGAGGGCAGCGGGGCACCCACCCAGGCCCCAGGTGCTGGGTGCTGGACCTGGGCAGCCAACACACCCTGTTGTTGGGTGTGCCCTGATGCCAGGCAGGGAAGCTGTTAGGGGACCTACCATCCCTGTTTGCCCAGGATGAGGGGCTCCTGGAGCGCAGTGAGCCTGCATGAGGTGCCCACCCACGGAGCCTGCTCCGACGTGAGCTCCACAGCGAGGACGCAGGGCGcccacaccccctgccccagctctccAACTCTGATGGCCTGGGTGGCATCTTGGGACCTCCAGTGCTCTGGGACATTTCCCTGAAAGCCCCAGCCTCTCGTTTTCTCCTTCTtattcttcctcctctccctggagCCTCAGGGATCTCCAACCGATCCAGGATCTCCAACCGatccagggctgggaggggcagggcaggtgggggtgtCACACgggccagggctgctgctgccTTTACCCGGGAAGGCGAGGCGACAAAGCTTCCTGAGCAGTTGGCTGTGGGAAGGACAAGGACGGGCCACACCTGCGAAGGGCTTCCTTCTGTGACCAAGGGCAAGGACACATAAAACCCAGCACGGAGGGATGTTTGCTCTGCAGAGCGTGGCAGACAGATGTGTCACCCTGGGACACAAGCCTTAGGATGGCATTCTCCCAGATGGCTGCAGGAGGGTTTTCCCTCAGCATCAAGCTCAGTTGGTGGCTGCTGCCTCTCAGGCAGATGGACTGCTTGCCCCAGTGCTGGGAGTAGTGAGGG
It contains:
- the TREML2 gene encoding trem-like transcript 2 protein; this translates as MAPMFLLLLLLWLQSHVSGAPAENVYTKVKRFEGETLSVQCSYKSRKNHVEGRVWCKIRKKKCEPGFTRVWAQGPRYVLQDDTKAKVVKISMAALRRQDSGRYWCMRNSSGTLYPMMGFQLEVSPASTTKRSTPLAHLASILKSGIVVTSGPTPTSGPDAPFTTSMTMFTPDLLTLTRLVSPTASESIRLTSVTDYSFTSTGPSTMGPRRTLGSQTVTVSSSDARASSAGPASISTRAGHLRTGSPTTEVCHTSGALLNKLSPIRHQDSHPTVYLGILIFLLVSVMLIVVYGFWKKRHMGSYRVCNDPTRPWRDPLGRPEPPWKPV